A genome region from Camelina sativa cultivar DH55 chromosome 10, Cs, whole genome shotgun sequence includes the following:
- the LOC104718020 gene encoding protein TPX2-like isoform X1 has translation MEMDEDMEIETMVYQVREIDLEYEFDAARWYDFTRDELPAESQLAEFWFHSAPSYAPSPFVTKLLLREEEVYDDKTEASTRSEDEEVSAADVCDKNRGIFQQRNHLASNLSNKTGSGMRSGSGVFSSQQGSNLKKVPIQPICKGPTINNHKHTDKPKFRAKSSIRPTPRSSTLMRPTASQLAKQINASKSHMQVDQILDKGNCGTSGTEVQASKRQKLDGGLLRKVADTKQEVSFVHKIPKKDTTLDKNAQQARAKVTIPHEPDFATSQRAHRIRHKTDAKLEQDSTTVYRFKARPFNRKIFDAPSLPIRKKSTPKLPEFQEFHLKTSERAMQHSSAVTTRSHQGNDAYKGLDKSSISDVLDGANRENRRPTAMDIPKHDVSEGNHVFKARPLNKKILSSRGDMGIFKNSKRETTVPLEFSFHSGKRVQPDLPTDLFSKLSIKSELQSTDGSRTRLFQPKVSKENRMNPFQARNEVTRMAAVKPVSSAGQQIQFSNNGITPETNQQWTPRRSLGIR, from the exons atggagatggatgaagatatGGAAATCGAGACAATGGTGTATCAGGTTAGAGAGATCGATCTTGAGTACGAGTTTGATGCCGCGAGATGGTACGATTTCACTCGTGACGAGTTACCGGCCGAGTCTCAACTCGCTGAGTTCTGGTTTCACTCTGCTCCTTCCTACGCTCCTTCTC CTTTTGTAACAAAACTGTTACTTAGAGAGGAGGAGGTGTATGATGACAAGACTGAGGCATCTACGAGATCAGAAGATGAGGAAGTCTCAGCAGCAGATGTTTGTGATAAGAATAGAGGAATCTTTCAACAACGAAATCATTTAGCTTCAAATTTGAGTAATAAGACAG gaagtGGAATGCGTTCTGGGTCTGGGGTTTTTTCCTCACAACAAGGTAGTAATTTGAAGAAAGTTCCAATTCAACCCATTTGCAAAG GGCCGACGATTAACAATCACAAGCACACTGATAAACCAAAATTCCGAGCTAAGTCCAGCATCAGACCAACTCCAAGGAGCTCAACGTTAATGAGACCTACTGCTAGCCAgttagcaaaacaaattaatgcCAG TAAATCTCATATGCAAGTGGATCAAATTCTTGATAAAGGCAATTGTGGGACATCTGGGACCGAAGTTCAAGCGTCTAAAAGACAGAAGCTTGATGGAGGTCTTCTGCGTAAG GTTGCTGATACAAAGCAGGAAGTGAGTTTTGTACACAAGATACCAAAGAAG GATACAACTCTTGATAAAAACGCACAACAAGCCAGGGCAAAGGTTACTATCCCACATGAGCCTGATTTTGCTACATCACAGAGGGCTCACAGGATACG GCACAAGACTGATGCGAAATTAGAACAGGACTCAACAACTGTATATAGATTCAAGGCGCGCCCATTTAACCGAAAG ATATTTGATGCTCCCTCATTGCCTATCCGGAAAAAGAGCACTCCGAAACTACCAGAATTCCAA GAATTCCATTTGAAGACTTCAGAAAGGGCTATGCAACATTCATCAGCAGTAACAACAAGATCTCATCAGGGGAATGATGCGTATAAG ggGTTAGACAAATCTAGTATAAGTGATGTGCTTGATGGTGCTAACAGGGAAAATAGGAG ACCAACTGCAATGGATATACCCAAGCATGATGTCTCAGAAGGAAACCATGTTTTTAAAGCTCGCCCTCTGAACAAGAAG ATACTTTCAAGCAGAGGAGACATGGGAATTTTCAAAAACAGCAAGCGAGAAACAACAGTGCCTTTG GAGTTTAGTTTTCATTCAGGAAAGAGAGTTCAACCAGATTTACCAACAGACCTTTTCAGTAAG CTTTCCATCAAATCCGAGCTCCAGTCTACTGATGGATCTCGCACAAGATTGTTTCAACCAAAG GTCTCAAAGGAAAATAGAATGAACCCTTTCCAAGCTAGGAATGAG GTAACAAGAATGGCAGCAGTAAAACCAGTCTCTTCAGCTGGACAACAGATACAATTTAGTAATAACGGAATAACTCCCGAAACAAACCAGCAATGGACCCCTAGGAG GAGCTTAGGCATTCGCTGA
- the LOC104718022 gene encoding probable sodium/metabolite cotransporter BASS6, chloroplastic yields MNSINPIETVLHVKPTFRLLPRAVYHRSQQIQVFPPINNTFTNSSSLSSPLRIKPVSQVGGSRNLWRSYASDKFSDMGLNPGADSFEMFSEKVSIMDTLKKANSILPHVVLASTILALLYPPSFTWFTSRYFVPALGFLMFAVGINSDEKDFLEAFKRPKAILLGYVGQYLIKPLLGFVFGLAAVSLFNLPTPIGAGIMLVSCVSGAQLSNYATFLTDPALAPLSIVMTSLSTATAVLITPMLSLLLIGKKLPVDVKGMISSILQVVIAPIAAGLLLNKLFPKVSNAIRPFLPILSVLDTACCIGAPLALNINSVMSPFGATILLLVTMFHLSAFLAGYFLTGSVFSNAPDAKALQRTLSYETGMQSSLLALALATKFFQDPLVGIPPAISTVVMSLMGFTLVMIWSNEKKNI; encoded by the exons atgaactcGATCAATCCCATAGAAACTGTACTACACGTAAAGCCAACATTTCGTCTTCTACCACGAGCTGTTTACCATCGGAGTCAACAGATTCAAGTTTTCCCGCCTATCAACAACACCTTCACgaactcttcttctttgagttCTCCACTTCGCATCAAACCGGTTTCtcaag TTGGCGGATCGAGGAATTTGTGGCGTAGTTATGCATCCGATAAGTTCTCGGATATGGGTTTAAATCCTGGAGCTGATTCATTTGAG ATGTTCAGTGAGAAGGTTTCTATAATGGATACACTGAAGAAAGCAAACTCTATACTTCCTCATGTAGTGTTGGCGAGTACAATATTAGCTCTTCTCTATCCTCCTTCTTTCACATGGTTTACATCGAG GTACTTTGTACCTGCTTTAGGATTCTTGATGTTTGCGGTTGGTATCAATTCAGATGAGAAAGACTTTCTTGAAGCCTTCAAAAGACCAAAAGCTATTCTCCTTGGTTATGTTGGACAATATCTCATTAAGCCTCTCCTAGGTTTCGTCTTTGGCCTAGCTGCTGTTTCTCTTTTCAATCTCCCAACTCCAATAG GTGCTGGAATCATGTTGGTTTCATGTGTTAGTGGAGCTCAGTTATCAAACTACGCAACTTTCCTAACTGATCCAGCATTGGCACCTCTTAGCATTGTCATGACATCTCTATCAACCGCTACTGCAGTTCTTATCACACCAATGCTTTCACTATTGCTCATTGGGAAGAAACTACCTGTTGATGTAAAAGGAATGATATCCAGCATTCTCCAGGTCGTTATCGCACCAATTGCTGCAGGATTGCTATTAAACAA GTTGTTCCCGAAAGTATCTAATGCAATTCGACCGTTTCTCCCAATTCTATCGGTTCTTGACACAGCTTGCTGTATTGGAGCACCACTGGCATTGAACATAAACTCGGTTATGTCTCCGTTTGGAGCCACCATTTTGTTACTAGTAACAATGTTTCATCTCTCTGCTTTCCTCGCTGGATACTTCCTTACGGGTTCCGTCTTTAGTAACGCTCCAGACGCAAAAGCCTTGCAAAGAACATTGTCCTATGAAACTG GAATGCAGAGTAGCCTTTTGGCTCTAGCGCTTGCGACTAAGTTCTTTCAAGATCCTCTTGTGGGGATTCCTCCTGCTATCTCT ACGGTGGTAATGTCATTGATGGGTTTCACTCTCGTTATGATCTGGtctaacgaaaaaaaaaacatttaa
- the LOC104718020 gene encoding protein TPX2-like isoform X2, translating to MEMDEDMEIETMVYQVREIDLEYEFDAARWYDFTRDELPAESQLAEFWFHSAPSYAPSPFVTKLLLREEEVYDDKTEASTRSEDEEVSAADVCDKNRGIFQQRNHLASNLRSGMRSGSGVFSSQQGSNLKKVPIQPICKGPTINNHKHTDKPKFRAKSSIRPTPRSSTLMRPTASQLAKQINASKSHMQVDQILDKGNCGTSGTEVQASKRQKLDGGLLRKVADTKQEVSFVHKIPKKDTTLDKNAQQARAKVTIPHEPDFATSQRAHRIRHKTDAKLEQDSTTVYRFKARPFNRKIFDAPSLPIRKKSTPKLPEFQEFHLKTSERAMQHSSAVTTRSHQGNDAYKGLDKSSISDVLDGANRENRRPTAMDIPKHDVSEGNHVFKARPLNKKILSSRGDMGIFKNSKRETTVPLEFSFHSGKRVQPDLPTDLFSKLSIKSELQSTDGSRTRLFQPKVSKENRMNPFQARNEVTRMAAVKPVSSAGQQIQFSNNGITPETNQQWTPRRSLGIR from the exons atggagatggatgaagatatGGAAATCGAGACAATGGTGTATCAGGTTAGAGAGATCGATCTTGAGTACGAGTTTGATGCCGCGAGATGGTACGATTTCACTCGTGACGAGTTACCGGCCGAGTCTCAACTCGCTGAGTTCTGGTTTCACTCTGCTCCTTCCTACGCTCCTTCTC CTTTTGTAACAAAACTGTTACTTAGAGAGGAGGAGGTGTATGATGACAAGACTGAGGCATCTACGAGATCAGAAGATGAGGAAGTCTCAGCAGCAGATGTTTGTGATAAGAATAGAGGAATCTTTCAACAACGAAATCATTTAGCTTCAAATTTGA gaagtGGAATGCGTTCTGGGTCTGGGGTTTTTTCCTCACAACAAGGTAGTAATTTGAAGAAAGTTCCAATTCAACCCATTTGCAAAG GGCCGACGATTAACAATCACAAGCACACTGATAAACCAAAATTCCGAGCTAAGTCCAGCATCAGACCAACTCCAAGGAGCTCAACGTTAATGAGACCTACTGCTAGCCAgttagcaaaacaaattaatgcCAG TAAATCTCATATGCAAGTGGATCAAATTCTTGATAAAGGCAATTGTGGGACATCTGGGACCGAAGTTCAAGCGTCTAAAAGACAGAAGCTTGATGGAGGTCTTCTGCGTAAG GTTGCTGATACAAAGCAGGAAGTGAGTTTTGTACACAAGATACCAAAGAAG GATACAACTCTTGATAAAAACGCACAACAAGCCAGGGCAAAGGTTACTATCCCACATGAGCCTGATTTTGCTACATCACAGAGGGCTCACAGGATACG GCACAAGACTGATGCGAAATTAGAACAGGACTCAACAACTGTATATAGATTCAAGGCGCGCCCATTTAACCGAAAG ATATTTGATGCTCCCTCATTGCCTATCCGGAAAAAGAGCACTCCGAAACTACCAGAATTCCAA GAATTCCATTTGAAGACTTCAGAAAGGGCTATGCAACATTCATCAGCAGTAACAACAAGATCTCATCAGGGGAATGATGCGTATAAG ggGTTAGACAAATCTAGTATAAGTGATGTGCTTGATGGTGCTAACAGGGAAAATAGGAG ACCAACTGCAATGGATATACCCAAGCATGATGTCTCAGAAGGAAACCATGTTTTTAAAGCTCGCCCTCTGAACAAGAAG ATACTTTCAAGCAGAGGAGACATGGGAATTTTCAAAAACAGCAAGCGAGAAACAACAGTGCCTTTG GAGTTTAGTTTTCATTCAGGAAAGAGAGTTCAACCAGATTTACCAACAGACCTTTTCAGTAAG CTTTCCATCAAATCCGAGCTCCAGTCTACTGATGGATCTCGCACAAGATTGTTTCAACCAAAG GTCTCAAAGGAAAATAGAATGAACCCTTTCCAAGCTAGGAATGAG GTAACAAGAATGGCAGCAGTAAAACCAGTCTCTTCAGCTGGACAACAGATACAATTTAGTAATAACGGAATAACTCCCGAAACAAACCAGCAATGGACCCCTAGGAG GAGCTTAGGCATTCGCTGA
- the LOC104718020 gene encoding protein TPX2-like isoform X3 — protein sequence MKIWKSRQWCIRLERSILSTSLMPRDGTISLVTSYRPSLNSLSSGFTLLLPTLLLVTFVTKLLLREEEVYDDKTEASTRSEDEEVSAADVCDKNRGIFQQRNHLASNLSNKTGSGMRSGSGVFSSQQGSNLKKVPIQPICKGPTINNHKHTDKPKFRAKSSIRPTPRSSTLMRPTASQLAKQINASKSHMQVDQILDKGNCGTSGTEVQASKRQKLDGGLLRKVADTKQEVSFVHKIPKKDTTLDKNAQQARAKVTIPHEPDFATSQRAHRIRHKTDAKLEQDSTTVYRFKARPFNRKIFDAPSLPIRKKSTPKLPEFQEFHLKTSERAMQHSSAVTTRSHQGNDAYKGLDKSSISDVLDGANRENRRPTAMDIPKHDVSEGNHVFKARPLNKKILSSRGDMGIFKNSKRETTVPLEFSFHSGKRVQPDLPTDLFSKLSIKSELQSTDGSRTRLFQPKVSKENRMNPFQARNEVTRMAAVKPVSSAGQQIQFSNNGITPETNQQWTPRRSLGIR from the exons atgaagatatGGAAATCGAGACAATGGTGTATCAGGTTAGAGAGATCGATCTTGAGTACGAGTTTGATGCCGCGAGATGGTACGATTTCACTCGTGACGAGTTACCGGCCGAGTCTCAACTCGCTGAGTTCTGGTTTCACTCTGCTCCTTCCTACGCTCCTTCTCGTGA CTTTTGTAACAAAACTGTTACTTAGAGAGGAGGAGGTGTATGATGACAAGACTGAGGCATCTACGAGATCAGAAGATGAGGAAGTCTCAGCAGCAGATGTTTGTGATAAGAATAGAGGAATCTTTCAACAACGAAATCATTTAGCTTCAAATTTGAGTAATAAGACAG gaagtGGAATGCGTTCTGGGTCTGGGGTTTTTTCCTCACAACAAGGTAGTAATTTGAAGAAAGTTCCAATTCAACCCATTTGCAAAG GGCCGACGATTAACAATCACAAGCACACTGATAAACCAAAATTCCGAGCTAAGTCCAGCATCAGACCAACTCCAAGGAGCTCAACGTTAATGAGACCTACTGCTAGCCAgttagcaaaacaaattaatgcCAG TAAATCTCATATGCAAGTGGATCAAATTCTTGATAAAGGCAATTGTGGGACATCTGGGACCGAAGTTCAAGCGTCTAAAAGACAGAAGCTTGATGGAGGTCTTCTGCGTAAG GTTGCTGATACAAAGCAGGAAGTGAGTTTTGTACACAAGATACCAAAGAAG GATACAACTCTTGATAAAAACGCACAACAAGCCAGGGCAAAGGTTACTATCCCACATGAGCCTGATTTTGCTACATCACAGAGGGCTCACAGGATACG GCACAAGACTGATGCGAAATTAGAACAGGACTCAACAACTGTATATAGATTCAAGGCGCGCCCATTTAACCGAAAG ATATTTGATGCTCCCTCATTGCCTATCCGGAAAAAGAGCACTCCGAAACTACCAGAATTCCAA GAATTCCATTTGAAGACTTCAGAAAGGGCTATGCAACATTCATCAGCAGTAACAACAAGATCTCATCAGGGGAATGATGCGTATAAG ggGTTAGACAAATCTAGTATAAGTGATGTGCTTGATGGTGCTAACAGGGAAAATAGGAG ACCAACTGCAATGGATATACCCAAGCATGATGTCTCAGAAGGAAACCATGTTTTTAAAGCTCGCCCTCTGAACAAGAAG ATACTTTCAAGCAGAGGAGACATGGGAATTTTCAAAAACAGCAAGCGAGAAACAACAGTGCCTTTG GAGTTTAGTTTTCATTCAGGAAAGAGAGTTCAACCAGATTTACCAACAGACCTTTTCAGTAAG CTTTCCATCAAATCCGAGCTCCAGTCTACTGATGGATCTCGCACAAGATTGTTTCAACCAAAG GTCTCAAAGGAAAATAGAATGAACCCTTTCCAAGCTAGGAATGAG GTAACAAGAATGGCAGCAGTAAAACCAGTCTCTTCAGCTGGACAACAGATACAATTTAGTAATAACGGAATAACTCCCGAAACAAACCAGCAATGGACCCCTAGGAG GAGCTTAGGCATTCGCTGA
- the LOC104718021 gene encoding uncharacterized protein LOC104718021 produces the protein MTVPEEENPVLELRMRVEEEEDKGTYVKLSEGLEKRQESELEKQEEEEKIDSSPFWFRVKLSILFIVLAALAIVGYIWIGPLIMDKELIPIIQWEIRTFTHPVCGLLVFASVAIFPTLLLPSTPSMWIAGMTFGYGYGFLLIISAAAVGVSLPYFIGQLFCHKIQGWLERYPDQAAVLRAAGEGNWLHQFRLVTLIRVSPFPYILYNYCAVATRVKYGPYITGSLIGMVPEVFVAIYTGILVRTLAEASSAEEQGLSVTQVILNIIGFLATVATTILITKYAKRQLETMKKEEEALLQ, from the exons ATGACTGTTCCTGAGGAAGAAAATCCGGTTCTTGAGCTGCGGATGagagtcgaagaagaagaggacaagGGGACTTACGTGAAATTGAGCGAGGGTTTAGAGAAAAGACAAGAATCAGAGCtggagaagcaagaagaagaagaaaaaattgattcgtcGCCGTTTTGGTTTCGGGTCAAGCTTTCTATATTATTCATCGTTCTTGCTGCATTGGCTATCGTGGGTTACATTTGGATCGGTCCTTTAATCATGGATAAg GAGCTTATCCCTATTATACAATGGGAGATTAGGACTTTTACACATCCAGTGTGCGGTCTTCTTGTATTTGCATCCGTGGCGATATTCCCGACTTTACTTCTTCCATCTACACCATCAATGTGGATTGCTGGAATGACTTTTGGTTATGGCTATGGGTTTCTTCTAATTATCTCAGCTGCTGCTGTTGGTGTGTCGCTGCCTTACTTTATTGGACAACTCTTCTGCCACAAAATTCAA GGATGGCTAGAAAGATATCCTGATCAAGCAGCCGTTTTAAGAGCTGCCGGTGAAGGAAATTGGCTTCACCAGTTCCGATTAGTAACCTTAATCCGGGTTTCTCCATTTCCTTACATTCTTTATAACTACTGTGCTGTAGCTACTCGTGTTAAGTACGGTCCTTACATAACTGGATCTCTCATAGGCATGGTGCCTGAGGTTTTTGTCGCTATCTATAC AGGGATTCTTGTAAGGACATTAGCAGAAGCATCTTCTGCAGAAGAGCAGGGTCTCTCGGTCACACAGGTTATTCTCAACATTATCGGCTTTTTAGCAACAGTCGCTACAACGATTCTCATCACGAAGTATGCGAAAAGACAGCTGGAGACTATGAAGAAAGAGGAGGAAGCATTGTTgcagtaa